A genomic stretch from Erysipelothrix sp. HDW6C includes:
- a CDS encoding DNA recombination protein RmuC: protein MKKGREIMEIDLVLVLLAVIMIVLVIILIKLFSNRTPEAVHEFNQSLNRQSIDNREHLNTQFNTFTDRMDLRIKDLHDRNTNFEKATATSLIQFQDKLGSSMELQFDRLQATVERRLAMMDQKVTENLEEGFKKTNATFTNIVERLSKIDEAQKKIDALSVEIVSLQDVLTDKKTRGTFGEVQLSQIMAAIFGDRNDKIYQMQYTFQTGVRSDAVLFAPEPLGTIAIDSKFPLENYRRMMDKDISDIERAQAERTFVSDCKKHIDAIADKYIIPGVTSDQAIMFIPAEAIFATINAYHQDIIDYSQKRRVWLASPTTLMSTLTTIQTILVNLEREKYASVIHQELRLLSSEFDRYRERWEGLSRRMEGVNEEFRKINITTEKITKRFDAIANVEHIEEQTNDAS, encoded by the coding sequence ATGAAAAAAGGACGTGAAATCATGGAAATAGATTTAGTTTTAGTACTTCTCGCAGTTATTATGATCGTTTTGGTCATCATTCTCATCAAACTTTTTAGCAACCGTACCCCTGAGGCTGTCCACGAATTCAATCAAAGTTTAAACAGACAATCCATTGATAATCGTGAACACTTAAATACCCAGTTCAATACCTTCACCGACCGTATGGATTTGCGCATTAAAGATTTGCACGATCGCAATACAAACTTTGAAAAAGCAACTGCCACTAGTTTAATTCAGTTTCAAGACAAGCTGGGTTCGAGTATGGAACTCCAATTTGACCGTCTGCAAGCGACTGTTGAACGCCGTCTTGCAATGATGGATCAAAAAGTAACAGAAAATCTTGAAGAAGGATTCAAGAAAACCAACGCAACCTTCACTAACATTGTTGAGCGTCTTAGTAAGATTGATGAAGCCCAAAAGAAAATTGATGCATTATCGGTTGAAATTGTCTCATTGCAAGATGTCTTGACGGACAAGAAAACACGGGGAACATTTGGCGAAGTCCAACTCTCGCAAATCATGGCTGCCATCTTTGGGGATCGCAATGACAAAATCTACCAAATGCAGTATACCTTTCAGACCGGTGTGCGCTCTGATGCTGTACTCTTTGCCCCTGAACCTTTAGGAACCATCGCCATCGACTCCAAGTTTCCACTCGAAAACTACCGTCGTATGATGGATAAAGATATATCCGATATTGAACGTGCGCAAGCAGAACGTACATTTGTTTCTGACTGTAAGAAGCATATTGACGCGATAGCCGATAAATACATCATTCCCGGAGTTACATCCGACCAAGCAATTATGTTTATCCCTGCTGAAGCAATCTTCGCTACGATTAATGCCTACCACCAAGATATCATCGATTACTCACAAAAACGCCGAGTATGGCTTGCCTCACCAACAACACTCATGAGTACCCTCACAACCATTCAAACAATTCTTGTAAATCTCGAACGTGAAAAATACGCTTCGGTAATTCATCAAGAATTACGATTGCTTTCCAGTGAATTTGATCGCTATCGTGAACGATGGGAAGGTTTATCACGACGTATGGAGGGTGTTAACGAAGAGTTTCGTAAGATTAATATCACCACAGAAAAAATCACCAAGCGTTTTGATGCCATTGCTAATGTTGAACATATTGAAGAACAGACAAACGACGCATCTTAA
- a CDS encoding DUF1307 domain-containing protein, with protein MKKLILASLCLVFLTGCTKKTATETSCTISDATDSYSDVLLADNDRVTSSVTTSVTNFSKAIEDGSITATNLALEVEALSTALNAIPGVTYTSSIENNVLTDSTTIDYKEADMDSLIAEGLIQGDPDAYLNFLSLSETVSNYEELGLTCTTNKR; from the coding sequence ATGAAAAAACTAATTCTTGCAAGTCTGTGTCTCGTATTCTTAACGGGATGCACAAAGAAAACTGCCACTGAGACGAGCTGTACAATTTCTGATGCAACCGATTCATACTCTGACGTCTTGTTAGCCGATAATGATCGGGTAACCTCATCAGTAACAACCAGCGTCACCAACTTTTCCAAAGCCATTGAAGATGGTTCCATCACCGCAACAAATCTTGCCCTTGAGGTTGAAGCATTATCCACTGCATTGAATGCGATTCCTGGTGTTACTTATACTTCCTCTATCGAAAACAATGTGCTAACTGATTCCACAACCATCGACTATAAAGAAGCGGATATGGATTCATTAATTGCGGAAGGACTTATTCAAGGTGATCCTGATGCATACCTTAACTTCTTGAGTTTGAGTGAAACTGTCTCTAACTATGAAGAACTGGGGCTTACCTGCACTACCAACAAACGTTAA
- a CDS encoding patatin-like phospholipase family protein, translated as MIKIGLALSGGGIKAFSQLPVLATLAKEKINIDAISGTSMGSVIAALFASGVTAEDVMQAALDLEKEIEDKKIMKRPSMKLLPFSKEKLTGGFVDGQDLEDVLEAKLIELGVEHIRDVKIPLAITAVDVITGKKIMFVSHPEDYVNKDTDTIVITDISLAKAVRASCSFPFVIAAMEYEDYLLVDGGLRQNLPLEPLYNYGVDKTIAVTMHSTSEFHDTNSLVALGIRVMDIMRIEADQEIVHQADVHINVPLDKVWVFEIGKGKYTIDQGAHAISEHIDQLKGLTKPESFMDKLRRKFK; from the coding sequence ATGATAAAGATTGGATTAGCGTTATCAGGTGGCGGTATTAAGGCGTTTTCGCAATTACCTGTCTTAGCAACGTTGGCTAAAGAAAAAATTAATATCGATGCAATTTCCGGGACTTCAATGGGTTCGGTGATTGCTGCATTGTTTGCAAGCGGTGTAACTGCTGAGGACGTGATGCAAGCGGCATTGGATTTAGAAAAAGAAATCGAAGATAAGAAAATAATGAAACGACCATCCATGAAACTTTTGCCATTTTCAAAAGAAAAACTCACGGGTGGGTTTGTTGATGGTCAAGATTTGGAAGATGTACTGGAAGCAAAACTTATCGAGCTGGGAGTTGAACACATCCGTGATGTAAAGATTCCGCTGGCAATTACGGCTGTGGATGTTATTACTGGAAAGAAAATAATGTTTGTTTCGCATCCGGAAGACTATGTAAATAAAGACACTGATACAATCGTTATCACCGATATCAGTCTTGCCAAAGCAGTACGGGCTTCGTGTTCATTTCCATTTGTAATTGCTGCAATGGAATATGAGGACTATCTGCTTGTCGATGGTGGATTACGACAGAACCTACCTTTGGAACCGTTATATAATTATGGTGTGGATAAAACAATCGCAGTTACCATGCACTCGACCAGTGAATTTCATGATACAAATTCGCTTGTGGCATTGGGGATTCGTGTGATGGATATCATGCGAATTGAAGCAGACCAAGAGATTGTGCATCAAGCCGATGTTCACATCAATGTCCCCCTGGATAAGGTGTGGGTCTTTGAAATTGGTAAAGGAAAATATACGATTGATCAGGGTGCACACGCAATCAGTGAACATATTGATCAGTTAAAAGGATTAACGAAACCAGAATCGTTTATGGACAAACTAAGGAGAAAATTCAAATGA
- a CDS encoding DUF3137 domain-containing protein, producing the protein MLDLKKVNEAVATERKSVVRTRMVTLAIEITVIVAIVAMQIQAQNVQFGSWFVWVIVIAIVLFVNESIYGGRKRNYVSKVKRIILDTVFMPTFDDVTFSEHGGISIETLRSRRLVDTADNQYVNDYLCGSHNGIQFTRTDVKTESESTDSEGHTTTSTVFKGQVYSFDFNKVISEYVRVSDKNFWTALGFFKKNRVKMDDGEFNELFDVTTSNEHETFYVFTPHFMNRYKALHQKFDGRACMVIDGALLYLAINNKRDSFEPNAFSELDESFKQSLQQDIDIIKIVIDDLDLTNDLFLPRSQT; encoded by the coding sequence ATGTTAGATTTAAAGAAAGTGAATGAAGCAGTTGCTACGGAGCGCAAATCAGTAGTCCGTACGCGAATGGTTACCTTGGCAATTGAAATTACAGTGATAGTGGCGATCGTTGCAATGCAGATACAAGCTCAAAATGTACAGTTTGGGAGTTGGTTTGTATGGGTGATCGTCATCGCTATCGTCCTTTTTGTTAACGAGTCTATTTATGGTGGTAGAAAACGCAACTATGTCTCTAAGGTAAAAAGAATTATCCTCGATACAGTTTTCATGCCGACCTTCGATGATGTGACGTTTTCAGAACATGGTGGCATCAGTATAGAAACACTGCGATCACGCCGACTCGTTGATACAGCCGATAATCAATATGTAAACGACTATCTGTGTGGGAGCCATAATGGTATTCAGTTTACGCGAACGGATGTAAAGACAGAATCGGAAAGTACCGATTCAGAAGGTCACACAACGACGTCCACAGTATTTAAAGGTCAAGTTTATTCCTTTGATTTTAATAAAGTTATCAGCGAGTATGTTCGTGTCAGCGACAAGAATTTCTGGACAGCCTTAGGATTCTTCAAGAAGAATCGCGTAAAAATGGATGATGGTGAGTTTAATGAACTCTTTGATGTAACAACATCAAATGAGCACGAAACCTTCTATGTATTTACACCGCACTTTATGAATCGCTACAAGGCGCTTCACCAAAAATTTGATGGCCGCGCCTGCATGGTAATTGATGGGGCACTGCTTTACCTGGCAATCAACAACAAACGGGATTCCTTTGAGCCCAATGCATTTTCTGAATTGGATGAATCATTCAAGCAAAGTTTGCAACAAGACATCGACATCATAAAGATTGTGATTGATGATCTTGACTTAACCAATGATCTCTTTTTACCCCGATCGCAAACTTAA
- a CDS encoding aldo/keto reductase, producing the protein MIYQALWNGVKIPVLGLGTFKLEPNETYKIVVEALRMGYRHIDTAAYYGNETEVGQAIRDSGIPREEIFVTTKLWKDQVGYDAALVAFNQSLERLGLDYIDLYLLHWPIPESRQSWRALEDIYESGRVKAIGVSNFDNTQMAALIKGMKVLPMVNQIERHPLRVREDVRKFDMDLEMVMEGWRPIVRGDLENDPQLMALAFKYNKTVAQVILRWHIQTDFVVFPKTSNVERLLENISIFDFELTEDEIHLISAMDQEKASLEPQVSVNPKL; encoded by the coding sequence ATGATATATCAAGCATTATGGAATGGTGTAAAGATTCCTGTCCTTGGATTGGGAACATTTAAATTAGAACCAAACGAAACATATAAAATCGTAGTGGAAGCGTTGCGTATGGGATATCGCCATATTGATACCGCCGCATACTATGGAAACGAAACAGAAGTTGGACAAGCAATCCGAGACAGCGGTATTCCGCGCGAAGAAATTTTTGTGACAACCAAACTGTGGAAAGACCAAGTCGGTTACGATGCTGCGCTGGTAGCTTTTAATCAATCACTGGAACGCCTAGGCCTGGATTATATCGATCTCTATCTCTTGCATTGGCCAATTCCAGAATCGCGCCAATCATGGCGAGCATTGGAAGACATTTATGAAAGTGGTCGTGTCAAAGCGATTGGTGTCTCGAACTTTGATAATACACAAATGGCTGCCCTCATCAAAGGTATGAAAGTACTACCGATGGTCAATCAAATCGAACGCCACCCGCTTCGAGTTCGTGAAGATGTGCGTAAGTTCGACATGGATTTGGAAATGGTTATGGAAGGATGGCGTCCCATTGTACGTGGGGATCTTGAAAATGACCCACAACTTATGGCACTCGCATTCAAATATAACAAAACAGTCGCCCAAGTAATTCTGCGCTGGCATATCCAAACCGACTTTGTTGTTTTTCCAAAAACTTCAAATGTTGAACGATTGTTGGAGAACATTAGTATTTTTGATTTTGAATTGACTGAAGATGAAATTCATCTTATTTCGGCCATGGATCAAGAGAAAGCATCCCTGGAACCACAAGTCAGTGTTAATCCAAAATTATAG
- a CDS encoding PTS sugar transporter subunit IIC: MMQFMEKHVAPWATRIASHKLLSAISNGFNMILPIIIVGALFSLLVGLNVDAYQGFLAATGIGPVIAIIPQITTNLMALYAVFAITYQYAINKGHRDDAVMVGVFGLFMFFVITPITPTELVSGLTGAVDIPVFTFDWFGGTGLFSAILVAAIVVNVYAFVIRKGWIIRMPDGVPPTVAKSFSALIPVFLLTILGLVLNYVLALTPFENLHQVIYGIVLLPLGALSNNLFSMILLLLLMHLFWLFGMHGTMIMGPVLLSILMPATTENMTALAQGAAIPNTFSLGFISVIALGGIGSTLPLLVAMVRAKSQRYKTLTRLSVVPSIFGINEPVIFGFPIVLNPTMFIPFMVVPIVNALILFVAIKINFVSPPALMQLPTGTPIFVDGFLQMGVNGILIQAVMFVVDTIIYYPFGRFADKQEYLLEENV; the protein is encoded by the coding sequence ATGATGCAATTTATGGAAAAACATGTCGCACCGTGGGCAACCCGGATTGCGAGTCACAAATTATTAAGCGCAATCAGTAATGGTTTTAATATGATTTTACCAATTATTATTGTGGGTGCTTTGTTTTCACTTTTAGTTGGACTGAATGTTGATGCATATCAAGGGTTCTTAGCTGCGACAGGTATTGGACCGGTGATTGCCATAATTCCGCAAATAACGACAAATCTAATGGCGTTGTATGCAGTGTTCGCAATAACGTATCAATACGCCATCAACAAGGGGCATCGCGATGATGCGGTAATGGTTGGTGTATTTGGATTGTTCATGTTCTTTGTGATAACACCAATTACACCTACAGAACTTGTATCTGGACTTACGGGTGCTGTGGATATTCCTGTGTTCACATTTGATTGGTTTGGGGGAACAGGGCTGTTTTCTGCAATCTTAGTCGCAGCGATTGTTGTAAACGTTTATGCGTTTGTAATTCGCAAAGGGTGGATTATCCGTATGCCAGATGGTGTTCCACCAACCGTAGCAAAATCATTCTCAGCATTGATTCCAGTATTTTTACTTACCATTCTGGGACTTGTCTTGAACTACGTTCTTGCCCTTACACCGTTTGAAAACCTTCACCAAGTCATTTACGGAATTGTATTGCTACCTTTGGGTGCATTATCAAACAATCTATTCTCAATGATCTTACTCTTACTACTCATGCACTTGTTCTGGTTGTTTGGAATGCATGGGACGATGATTATGGGACCCGTACTTCTTAGCATTCTTATGCCAGCAACAACAGAGAATATGACTGCATTGGCACAAGGTGCTGCGATACCCAATACCTTTTCCCTGGGATTTATTTCTGTTATTGCCTTAGGAGGTATTGGATCGACCTTGCCATTGCTTGTCGCGATGGTACGCGCAAAGAGTCAACGCTACAAAACACTGACGCGACTTTCTGTTGTTCCATCGATTTTCGGGATTAATGAGCCTGTTATCTTTGGGTTCCCAATTGTCTTGAACCCAACCATGTTCATTCCGTTTATGGTGGTACCAATTGTAAATGCATTGATACTCTTTGTGGCTATTAAAATTAACTTTGTATCGCCACCGGCTTTAATGCAACTTCCTACGGGAACCCCAATCTTTGTTGATGGGTTCCTACAAATGGGGGTCAATGGAATTTTAATTCAAGCGGTCATGTTTGTGGTGGATACAATTATCTACTACCCATTCGGTCGCTTTGCAGATAAACAAGAATATCTATTGGAGGAAAACGTATGA
- a CDS encoding heavy metal translocating P-type ATPase, producing MKLKDLREFKEVIACGVLLAIGAYLNNPILLILAIIVGGYKQTKDGIMDTIENKHLNVELLMILSAIGACLIGYYMEGAVLIFIFSLSGALEALTLDRSQREIRSLMELQPTEATRILENGTTEVVDINDLHLDDHIIVAVGEIIPIDATILVGKSSIEEAAITGESMPTTKTVGDVVFGGTLNISQPLTLTVTSAVGDTLIQKIVRMVEEAQNYPSKTARFIDRLEDYYARVVLILVAVVIVVPIVFFKEPFESAFYRGMILLVVASPCALIASVTPATLSAISNGAKKGILVKGGIHFENLMDTKAIAFDKTGTLTQGMPSISDAYYCDDEAEIIKAVIAIEQFSTHPLASAIVNDLNRATAGIDAPRAIDIEEKPGYGVEGVYNDTHYRIGKYDYMTSEHQEIYALSQQWAKEGKSVVFIERNHALVGVLGLIDKVRPESKPLIAWFNEHQIETIMITGDVHETAQHIADEIGIARVISQALPDQKANIVRDLEKEYGTVVMVGDGINDAPALANATIGIAMGGGTDIAMEAADVILVKDNIENIRYAVELSKRLRKIVVENIIFSFSVIAILVISNFFNGITLPFGVVGHEGSTILVILNSLRLLKPLNK from the coding sequence ATGAAACTGAAAGATTTGCGTGAATTTAAGGAAGTCATTGCATGTGGGGTGTTACTTGCAATTGGGGCATACTTAAATAATCCAATTTTACTAATCCTAGCAATCATTGTTGGGGGATATAAACAAACCAAAGATGGCATTATGGATACCATCGAAAATAAACACTTGAATGTCGAATTACTGATGATTCTCTCAGCGATTGGAGCATGTTTAATTGGTTACTATATGGAAGGGGCCGTTTTAATCTTTATTTTCTCCCTATCAGGAGCACTCGAAGCACTCACCCTTGATCGCAGCCAACGTGAGATTCGCTCGTTAATGGAACTGCAACCCACAGAGGCAACACGCATTTTAGAAAATGGAACAACAGAGGTCGTAGATATCAATGATTTGCATCTTGATGATCATATTATTGTTGCAGTAGGCGAAATTATCCCTATTGATGCCACAATTCTTGTAGGGAAAAGCAGTATTGAAGAGGCAGCCATCACTGGAGAATCCATGCCAACGACAAAAACTGTCGGTGATGTTGTGTTTGGTGGAACACTTAATATCTCCCAACCCCTCACACTCACAGTGACCAGTGCAGTAGGCGATACCCTAATCCAAAAAATCGTTCGTATGGTCGAAGAAGCGCAAAACTATCCTTCGAAAACTGCACGATTTATTGATCGACTTGAAGATTATTATGCACGTGTCGTACTCATACTTGTTGCAGTTGTGATTGTGGTTCCCATTGTATTCTTTAAAGAACCTTTTGAATCTGCGTTTTATCGCGGCATGATTTTATTGGTTGTCGCTTCGCCCTGCGCGCTCATTGCATCGGTTACACCTGCAACACTCTCAGCTATTTCAAATGGGGCCAAAAAAGGAATCCTTGTTAAAGGTGGGATTCATTTTGAGAACTTAATGGATACCAAAGCAATCGCTTTTGATAAGACGGGGACACTGACACAAGGCATGCCATCAATTTCTGATGCTTATTATTGTGATGATGAAGCGGAAATTATTAAAGCAGTTATTGCGATTGAACAGTTTTCAACACATCCACTGGCAAGTGCGATTGTGAATGACCTTAATCGTGCAACGGCAGGAATCGATGCTCCGCGTGCAATCGATATTGAAGAAAAGCCAGGTTATGGAGTTGAAGGTGTCTACAATGACACGCACTACCGTATTGGTAAATACGATTACATGACATCCGAGCATCAAGAAATCTATGCATTGTCACAACAATGGGCAAAAGAAGGAAAGAGTGTTGTATTTATTGAAAGAAATCATGCGCTTGTGGGTGTCTTAGGACTGATTGATAAAGTAAGACCCGAATCAAAACCACTGATTGCGTGGTTTAACGAACATCAGATCGAAACCATCATGATTACGGGGGATGTCCATGAAACGGCACAACATATCGCCGATGAAATTGGTATTGCCCGGGTAATATCGCAAGCACTCCCGGATCAAAAAGCGAATATCGTTCGTGACTTAGAAAAAGAATACGGTACAGTAGTCATGGTCGGCGATGGCATCAATGATGCGCCAGCGCTGGCAAATGCAACAATTGGTATTGCCATGGGTGGCGGTACAGACATTGCGATGGAAGCAGCAGATGTTATCTTGGTGAAGGATAATATTGAAAACATTCGTTATGCGGTAGAGTTATCAAAACGCCTTCGAAAAATTGTCGTTGAGAATATTATCTTCTCATTTAGTGTCATTGCCATCTTGGTTATCAGTAACTTCTTTAATGGTATTACACTTCCATTTGGTGTTGTAGGACATGAAGGAAGTACGATATTAGTCATTTTAAACAGTCTACGCTTGTTGAAACCCCTAAATAAATAA
- a CDS encoding SpaA isopeptide-forming pilin-related protein: MKRLKTLLLALLLTITAFTTLKAAESYDSLDIIKDVQLEVKRDSTTEIIGSETIISAVDTLIIEFKFELDDAINYQNKITTFVLPSIFDPAKTVESLDIYSGSELIARITREPGTLNMTMTFTDSDFLVNNSNIKGAMRLLTQTDRTQITSQEKYPIYFEGLGNFEVEIVPPNPDGEPEIAYAWKGGQLTADKSNVGWSIYITAFQDLENLVIRDQHLGGQEIDTDSFEISIASYYVGDVVMYEPLDVTPEFDGNGGFTIDIGTVYYDGKLNGGPAISSEVHEQKRDGVRVRYKTKITEEQDTYDNKVEFSATQLGSDVRDMTSVVYSGGGAIAGETRSIVILKVDGDTNAALIGARFNIEKYNPTSQTWSLYRSNLDVESVNGLQVDLMTFGTYRLVETQAPDGYMLDETPFDPFVIDATIVEGTPFEVIVKNFKRVPVQNPVSIHKVASHNQEGLAGAEFVLQDADDTVIYTFPITDDQGHSMLEDVVAGTYKLVETQAPTGYTSRGYIKNVTVVDGVVLETITVENTKIVPPTVVVPEIEVPTPASPEVPTPVSPKLPSTGVNNVLIVGGLSVLALGLGLVLVQRYRKYEK; the protein is encoded by the coding sequence ATGAAACGACTAAAAACACTACTACTTGCACTACTCCTAACCATAACCGCATTTACAACCCTTAAGGCAGCGGAATCGTACGATTCACTGGACATTATCAAAGACGTACAACTTGAAGTGAAGCGTGATTCAACAACTGAGATCATCGGTTCAGAAACAATTATTTCTGCCGTTGACACACTAATTATTGAGTTCAAATTTGAACTTGATGATGCCATTAACTACCAAAATAAAATAACGACATTTGTGTTGCCAAGTATTTTTGATCCTGCGAAGACTGTGGAATCATTAGATATCTACAGTGGCAGTGAGTTGATTGCAAGAATCACACGTGAGCCGGGAACCTTGAATATGACAATGACCTTCACGGACAGTGACTTCCTTGTAAACAATTCAAACATCAAAGGTGCGATGCGTTTGCTTACACAAACAGACCGTACACAAATTACATCGCAAGAAAAATATCCAATCTATTTTGAAGGGTTGGGAAATTTCGAAGTTGAAATCGTACCACCCAATCCGGATGGCGAACCAGAAATTGCTTATGCTTGGAAAGGTGGTCAATTGACTGCAGATAAAAGTAATGTTGGCTGGAGTATCTATATCACAGCATTCCAAGACTTAGAGAATCTTGTGATTCGTGATCAACACCTGGGTGGTCAAGAAATTGATACCGATTCCTTTGAGATATCAATTGCCTCCTATTATGTTGGGGATGTCGTAATGTATGAACCCTTGGATGTCACACCGGAATTTGATGGAAATGGTGGCTTCACCATTGATATCGGTACGGTATATTATGATGGAAAACTCAATGGAGGACCCGCAATTTCTTCAGAAGTTCATGAACAAAAAAGAGATGGCGTGCGTGTTCGCTATAAAACAAAAATTACAGAAGAGCAAGACACTTACGACAACAAAGTCGAGTTCTCCGCAACCCAATTGGGAAGTGATGTTCGCGATATGACCTCCGTTGTTTATAGTGGTGGGGGTGCCATTGCTGGTGAAACACGTAGCATTGTCATCTTAAAAGTAGATGGAGATACGAATGCTGCCCTAATAGGCGCACGTTTCAACATTGAAAAGTACAATCCAACATCCCAAACATGGAGTCTGTACCGTTCAAATCTTGATGTTGAAAGTGTCAATGGATTACAAGTCGATTTAATGACATTTGGAACCTATCGTTTGGTTGAAACACAAGCACCCGATGGTTATATGCTTGATGAAACGCCATTCGATCCATTTGTTATCGATGCAACCATAGTAGAAGGAACGCCCTTTGAAGTAATTGTAAAAAACTTTAAACGGGTACCAGTTCAAAACCCTGTATCGATTCACAAGGTAGCAAGTCACAATCAAGAAGGCCTTGCCGGCGCAGAATTTGTCTTGCAAGATGCCGATGATACTGTAATCTATACATTCCCAATTACCGATGACCAAGGCCACAGTATGTTGGAAGATGTTGTTGCTGGAACGTATAAACTCGTTGAAACACAAGCGCCAACAGGGTATACATCACGTGGTTATATCAAGAATGTTACAGTGGTTGATGGCGTTGTCTTGGAGACGATTACCGTTGAAAATACAAAGATTGTCCCACCGACAGTTGTTGTACCAGAGATTGAAGTGCCAACACCAGCGAGTCCAGAAGTACCGACCCCTGTTAGTCCAAAGCTTCCAAGCACAGGCGTTAACAACGTTCTAATTGTAGGTGGATTAAGCGTACTAGCACTGGGACTTGGTTTGGTTCTTGTCCAACGTTACCGCAAATACGAAAAATAA
- a CDS encoding HAD family hydrolase — protein MKILFFDLDDTLYNQIVPFQNAMQTVALEVDDVDALYRLTRQYSDEVFHLSQDGHMTLESTQRYRIQKALTHFNISYSDAQADAFQAAYAYEQAHLCLDEDMEQLLIHLNAENYPIALITNGPSDHQSKKIAALNLERYFDPNCIFISGDIGYYKPDIHIFQHVNTVTGTKPEDCLMIGDSYHNDILGALNAGWNAIWLNHRENTHDVVSLTFASHKDLAEAILQLTQ, from the coding sequence ATGAAAATACTATTCTTTGACTTGGATGATACACTTTACAATCAAATCGTCCCTTTTCAAAATGCGATGCAAACTGTCGCACTTGAGGTGGATGATGTGGATGCTTTGTACCGGCTCACGCGACAATACAGTGACGAAGTCTTCCACCTTTCACAAGATGGCCATATGACCCTCGAAAGCACGCAACGCTATCGGATTCAAAAGGCATTAACGCACTTCAATATATCTTACAGCGATGCACAAGCAGATGCTTTTCAAGCTGCTTACGCGTATGAGCAAGCGCATTTGTGTTTGGATGAAGATATGGAACAGTTATTAATCCATCTTAATGCGGAAAACTACCCAATAGCTTTAATTACAAATGGTCCATCCGATCATCAAAGCAAGAAGATTGCGGCACTCAACCTTGAACGTTATTTTGATCCCAATTGTATTTTCATCTCAGGCGACATTGGCTACTACAAACCCGATATCCATATTTTCCAACACGTTAACACAGTGACGGGAACAAAACCGGAAGATTGCCTCATGATTGGTGATTCTTACCATAACGACATCCTCGGTGCACTGAATGCAGGATGGAATGCAATTTGGCTCAATCATCGTGAAAATACCCATGATGTGGTTTCCTTAACGTTTGCATCTCACAAAGACCTTGCTGAGGCAATACTCCAACTAACTCAATAA
- a CDS encoding MurR/RpiR family transcriptional regulator, with amino-acid sequence MLFLKTVPDLSELEFDIYNTVIQYAESIQFMSVRDLAEAAHVSSAAIMRFCKKFECSGFSEFKFRFTDFIANASKPIGVVTPTDEMTLINFLANTTQTPFQEKLTQAIELLKDKELILFAGNGASKVTAQYGSHYFSSFFSMALVIEETMNYPVNHFPKEINDKIAIIACSVSGETGQIIEFLRRYHTSKTTIISITNSSNSTIARLSDVNFPYYINQERTEYADTTSQVPALYILEVLAKALSNERSRKY; translated from the coding sequence ATGCTATTTCTTAAAACAGTTCCCGACCTCTCGGAATTAGAATTTGATATTTATAATACAGTAATTCAATATGCTGAATCCATTCAATTTATGTCAGTCCGCGATCTCGCTGAAGCAGCCCATGTATCCAGTGCTGCAATTATGCGTTTTTGTAAGAAGTTTGAGTGCTCGGGTTTCTCTGAGTTTAAATTTCGTTTCACGGACTTTATCGCCAACGCATCCAAACCCATCGGCGTTGTAACGCCCACGGATGAAATGACGCTCATCAACTTTCTTGCCAACACCACACAAACTCCCTTCCAAGAGAAACTAACGCAAGCTATTGAGCTATTGAAAGATAAAGAGTTAATCCTTTTCGCAGGAAATGGCGCCTCCAAAGTCACCGCCCAATACGGTTCTCATTATTTCTCGTCTTTCTTCTCGATGGCACTTGTTATCGAAGAAACCATGAACTACCCTGTGAACCACTTTCCCAAGGAGATTAACGATAAAATTGCGATTATTGCCTGCTCAGTTTCTGGTGAAACCGGTCAAATCATCGAGTTCTTGCGCCGCTACCACACATCGAAAACAACCATTATATCCATCACAAACTCTTCAAATTCAACCATTGCACGCTTATCCGACGTAAACTTTCCGTATTATATCAATCAAGAACGTACTGAATATGCCGATACAACTTCACAAGTCCCCGCACTGTACATTCTTGAAGTCCTTGCGAAAGCATTGAGCAACGAGCGCAGCCGTAAATACTAA